Within the Deltaproteobacteria bacterium genome, the region CTCTGTGAAGGCATATCGAAACTCGATCGAGTCTGGCGGTCGGCAGTGCGAAAGTGAAGTCCGATATTGTTCCTATGGTCGCTTAAGCGGCTGGTTTACGAATCAATCATGCACAGCCTTCTAAACTTGCGACTTGTTATTGCGGGAATTCTTGTCAGTTCGACTTCCATTCTGTTCATTGTTTTACTTGATGGACCACTTGCCGAGTACTTCAAGCCGCAGTTCGGTAGCAGCGTTCATGTTTACGCAGCCGAACTAACGGACGTCGCAAAGGCTGGCCCCTTTTTCGCGGTCTCGATTGTGATCGCTATGCTTGGCTATGTCGCTGGCAAGGTCCAGAAGACGCGAAACAGCGTGTGGTCGGAGGTGACGCGTTGGGGATTCCAGGCGTTGATGGCATTTTTATTCAGCGGTGTGGTTGTTCAGCTTCTCAAGCACCTTTTGGGACGAAAGCGACCGTACGCGGTCGAGTCGCTCTCGCCGCACGAGTTTCATTTTTTTACGGCGAATTACGAATTTCACTCGTTCCCTTCCGGTCATTCGCAAGTCATGTTTACTGCGGCGACCCTACTCTGGTTGATTTGGCCAAAGGGTGGGATAGTTTGGTTTGTGACGGCAGGGTTGATCGCGCTCACCCGTGTGATTACTCTTAATCACTGGATGAGCGACGTTTTGATTGGTGCCTATGTTGGAATTGCTGTCACTATGATCACGCACCGTGCTTTTCAAAGATCTGAACGTTTTCGAGTTCGCGAAGGAGTTATTAAGTGAAGCCGACTAATTCTATAGGTTTACTACTTGCCACTTTATTGTTTTTTGGAATCACATTTTCCGCCGGCAGCGCCAGGGCAGAGGCTGGTGGTCCCTTTGGCTTGGGTATAGTCATCGGTGATCCGACTGGATTGAGCGGTAACTATAAACTAAGCGCGGAGAAATCGATCGATGCTGCGATTGCGTGGTCTTTTGGCCGCTACCCGGGTTTCGAACTTCACGCCGACTACCTTTGGCACCGAGCAAACCTGTTTCGGATCGAACAGGTTTCATTCGATTGGCATTACGGAATTGGTGGACGCTTGATTTCGATCGACGACCGAGACTCGAACAATCGGACTGTGAATGACCGAACCTATTTCGGCCCGAGAATTCCAGTGGGAATCTCGACTGATTTCAACAAAAGCACCTTCGAGCTTTTTTCGGAGCTTGCTCTTGTGATGAACTTGATCCCAGCAACAAATTTTGACTTCGACTTTGGTGTCGGAGTGCGAGTCTATTTCTGATACCTTCAATTTCGGGCATGAACTACGAAACTAAAATCGATACCATTGAAATGGCTGGCCAATCATTACAGCTGGAAATGCTGAGTGATGTGGATCAAACCATTGATCAATTGTTCGAGGTTTATCAAGCCAACGGTCAGACAGAGTTGTTTGAAGAAATGTGTCCGTACTTTGGCACTCTTTGGCCCGCAGGAAAAATTTTAGCAAATAAAATTGCGGATGACATTGTCAGCGGAGAGTTCGGCGCCTTTCACCCCAAAGGATCCCGAATTCTCGAAATCGGCTGCGGTTTAGCACTGCCTTCACTGCTTTTGACCAAAGCAGGATGGTCCGTGCAGGCGACCGATCTTCATCCAGATGTGGCTGCGTTTCTTGAGCGAAATAAAAAGCTCAATCAAACCGTAGGACCTGAGTACTTGTCTCTCGACTGGCGTGACGAGTCGCCGGTCGCGCAAACCTGGGATTTGATTATCGCGAGTGATGTGCTCTATGACAAAACTCAGCCGGCCACCTTACTTCGGTTTTTGATGAAGGCGCTGTCGCCCAAAGGCCGAGCGCTGGTCGCAGATCCGGGCCGAAGCTACGTCGAAGGTTTTTTCACAGAGGCGAAAAAGGTTGGATATCAAGTATCGAAAGCGGGAATGTTTGGGGTTGTGATCGGTGAAATTCGACGGAGAGAAGTCCGTTAGAATTCGGTTTGTATGGAGTGTTAAAATGAAAAGTCCTGTCGAGCATCGTTTTTTCTCCCGGCGCTTGATTCAGCTAGAAGAGGCTTATGGCCGGCTGAAACAGTGGCGTCTGTGGACATTTTTAGTTGCGGTTGCGTTTTCAACTTGGGCTTCAACCAAATCTGCCCCGCCAGTTTCGGCCTGGGCGGCGGGAGTTGCTTGGAGTGTATTTATCGCAGCAGTTATAGTTCACCGAGTTGCACGAAGTCGAGGCTCGCGACTTGAGTGGCGATTGGAGCTAGAAAAGCGTTTGAACGCATTGAAATTGCTGACGGCAAGCGCCTCCGCTGAGATCGACGAATCCACGTTAGAAAAAGTCATTGGAAAAACGGAGCTTGGAACGGCGAAGCGTTTGATTCGAGATCTCGACGTCGGGCAGTTTGTTTCAATGTTTCCGTTTTTTCTTTCCTCAGAAGGCCGAAATCGATTCATAAGTTTCCTTGTCAAACCCGAGCTCAATGTCGATGAAATTCGCCGTCGGCAGAACGCGATTGGATTTTGGGAGCGACATCCCGTTCTGCGACGAAAAGTTTTGCGAATCGCAACCGCTATGGAAAGCCAAATGGATTCTGCGGTTTTGTTGCGGGTGATTAGAGAGGCGAACGCCCCCGAGGCCGCTGGTCCGTGGCTAGTCATGGTCGGTGTCGCACAGGTTTCATTTTTTGCACTGTGGATTGGCGGAATCTTTTTTGGAACTAAAGTTCCGGGGTTACTTGGACTCGCGGTTTTAGGTTTAGCTTATGCCTATGTGACTAAGCGGGTAGATATTTTTTCTTCTTATCCGCGCGCAATGCAAGTGGGCCGCGGCCTGCGGGCTCTTAAAGAGACGGCTTTTGTATTGCGCAAGGTCGGCCATTTGCCTGAGGCTCAGGTTGCGGCCTTCTCGGAAGTTGAAAATCCCATTCATCATTTGCAAGACGTCGAGCGAGCAGCTGGTGCTTTGGGAGTGCGGCAGAATCCAATTCTAGCGCTGCTGATTAACTTTTTGATTCCTTGGGATTTGTTTTGGACACTGCGCTTCGATCGCGCTCGTCGGAACGTAGAAAAACGATTGCCGCAATGGCTTGATTCTTTGGCGGAGCTGGAAGCGTACATTGCATTCGCGGAATGGAACAAAGCGCACGGTGTTTGCCTTCCGCAGTACCTTTCGTCTGGAAAGCCAGATGCAGCGGCAGTGACCGCGACAAAAATGGCTCACCCCTTGTTGAGTAGTGCAAAACGTGTTGCCAACAATTTGCAGGTCAATTCGAGCGAGAGATGTCATTTGGTGACAGGCTCAAACATGTCTGGAAAGAGCACGTTCCTTAGGTCGGTCGGTTTGAATTTGCTTTTGGCCCAGGCCGGAGCAAAAGTTGTTGCAGACCAAATGGTTCTGTCGCCAGTTCGCTTGGAAAGTTCAATGCGCCCCTCGGATTCATTGGCGGATGGGTTTTCGTCTTTTTATGCGGAAGTTGCAGACCTTGTTGAGATATTGAAAACTGCGTCGCGATCAGAAGTCGTCTTCTATTTAATTGATGAAATTTTTCGCGGTACGAACAACCGCGAACGGCGAATCGGCGCTGAATCGGTCATACGATCACTTTCTGAAACCACGGCGATGGGCATGGTTACGACTCACGACCTTGATCTGTCGACGCTCGAAGGTCAGGTTGACGGTCTTTCGAATCATCATTTCCGCGATGATGTTATTGAAGGGAAAATGATGTTTACTTACGAGTACAGGAAGGGTCCGTGCCCTTCGACAAATGCAATTAAAGTCATGCGGTCGGCGGGTTTGAAGGTTGTTGAGGCGGGGGTGTAGATTGGCGTCAGTCTATTTTCTCTTCGCGCATCCGCATCGAAATCAGTCCCGGGTCTGCAGCACGGTATTAAAAAGAATTCGAGATTTGGATAACGTGACCGTGTGCGATCTTTATGAATCCTATCCTGACTTTCATATTCCGGTTGCAGACGAACAGGCAAAAGTAGTCGCGCACGACGTGATTTTTTTGCAGCACCCATTTTACTGGTACAACATGCCTCCCCTCTTGAAGCTTTGGATTGACGAAGTGTTTGAATCCGGATTTGCCTACGGTCCGGGTGGCGACGCATTCAAAGGCAAAACATTGCAGCTATCTATTTCAACAGGTGGAGCAGAGGAAGCGTATAAATCGGACGGCAACAATCGGTTTACGATCGACGAATTCACTCGTTCCTATGATCAAACGGCACACCTTTGTGGAATGACTTGGCCAAAGCCAATTGCATTTCATGGCGCCCACCGGGCTTCTATGGAAGAAATTGAGGCCTACGCCGAGCGGGTCCGGGACTTGATATTAAGCTACACCAATAAACTGTACCACCCGTCGGTGCCCTCATGAGCGCAGGAGTTCTTCAAAGCGCATTGATATTTCTTGCGGCCGCTGTGATCACGGTCCCGATTTTTCAACGCATCGGACTGGGTTCGGTCCTTGGATACCTTATCAGTGGCATCGCAATCGGACCGTGGGGTCTTGGGTTGATATCAAATGTCGACGACATTCTTCATTTTTCGGAGTTTGGCGTTGTACTGTTTCTGTTTCTGATCGGTCTCGAGCTTGAGCCGAAACGATTGTGGAGTCTTCGCGTTCCGATCTTTGGCCTTGGCTCAGCGCAGGTAGCAGCCAACACTGCGATCTTTACGTTGATCGGTTGGCTGCTGGGTTTCGCATGGCCGGTCGCATTTTTGGCGGGAATGGGTTTTTCTCTTTCGTCGACGGCGATCGCGCTTCAAGTGATGAAAGAGAGAGGTAACTTACAAACCCACGCCGGTAATTCGGCATTCTCGACTTTGCTCTTTCAGGATATCGCTGTTATCCCGATGATCGCGATCGTTCCCTTGTTGGCGCTGGCGCCAGCGTTGGGAGCAGGGGAGCCGGCAGGGTCGAAACTTGTCTCGGTCGTAAAGGTCATCGGTGTGCTTGCGGGCACGATTTTTTTCGGCCGCTTTGCAGTTCGTCCCATCCTGCGCGCTGTCGCGTCGGCTAAATTGCGCGAGATATTTACGGCCTTCGCATTGTTTCTAGTTGTTGGGATGTCGGCCCTGATGCAACAGATCGAACTTTCAATGGGTTTAGGCGCATTTTTGGCAGGCGTCTTGTTGGCCGATAGTGAGTATCGGCACGCTCTTGAAACAGATATTGAACCATTTAAAGGCTTGTTGCTAGGTCTTTTCTTTATGTCGGTGGGAATGTCGATTGATGTTGGGAGCGTGCGCGAAAGCCCGCTGATGATATTTGGAATTGTGATGGGCGTCATTGCTCTTAAATTTGCGATTCACTTCGCACTTGGTGCACTGTTCAAAATTGCAAATCCGTCGCGGTACTTTTTTAGCCTTGTTTTAGCTCAGGTAGGCGAGTTTGCATTTGTACTGTTCGCCGCAGGAAAAGCTGCCGGAGTTTTGGGGGACAACGTGATGGGCCCTTTGATAGCCGCAACAGCTCTTTCAATGTTAGCTTCACCGATACTTTTGGCTGGCTACGGAAAGTGGATTGAGCCGCGGTTTTCGATCGGTCAAAAACCAGACGCAGATAGTATTGAAAACAGTCATCCTGAAGTCATCATTGCGGGCTTTGGCCGGTTTGGGCAAATAGTCGGGCGACTTCTTTACGCCAACGGTACAACCGCTACGGTTCTTGATCATGAACCAGATCAAATTGAGCTTTTAAGAAAATTCGGTTTCAAAGTTTATTATGGCGATGCAACGAGGGAAGATCTGCTGCACGCAGCAGGCGCCGCTGAAGCCAAAGTGCTAGTAGTTGCGATCGACAGCATTGATGAGAGCTTAAAACTTGTCGATTTGGCTAAATCGAAGTTTCCTCATCTAAAGATTTTAGCTCGCGCTCGAAATGTGCAGCATATGTACGGGTTAATTGAACGAAAGGTGAAAATCATCGAGCGTGAAACTTTCGAGTCGTCGCTGCGCTTGGGGCGACACGTTTTGGCTGAGCTAGGAGTTTCGGCCCATGAATCGTGGCAGGCCACGAATCGATTTCGCGATCACAACGTTCAGATGATCCAGGACATGAGCAAGTTTCGAAACAACCAAGCAGATCTCGTTGCGCGAGCCAAGCAAGCTCGAGAGGACCTTGAGAAAATGTTCGAACGCGAACGGCTGCGGCGTGAGGTTGCGCAATCTGGCTGGGGAGATTGATCGATATCAGATCAAACTAGACCAAAGCCTAGTACTTAGGTTTTGGTCAGATTTGTCGTCAGAGCCTGGACAACGAGAAGATCATCGCGTCCAATAGCGAACATGGAATTAAGTTCAGTTTGGATGTGGGCGGCAGTCGCGATGGTTCTACTGATTGGCGAGATGATGACGGCAACGTTTGGGCTTCTCTTTTTTGGAGTTGCTGCAGCGGTGACCGCAGTCATTGTTGTTATCGCCCCGGATTTGCCCCCTGCCGTTCAATTGATGATATTTGGCGCTCTCGGATTGGTTGGAGTGTTAGTTGGACGAAAGTGGATCAAAGCGAAACTCTTGTCCAAGGCAGCTCCTCCGGTAAACTTGGATTCGAATTCGGAGTTTGCCATTGATCGCTCGCTGGCCCCCGGACAAGAAGGTGCTGTATTGTACCAAGGGTCTCCGTGGTCAGCCAAAAATGATGGTAGTGACCCGATCAACACTGGCGATCGCGTGAAAGTGATTCGCACAAGCGGAATTAAGCTAATTATTCAGAAGGTAAAATAATATGGGTGGCGAGATGTCGATTTTTGCAATTGCGTTTCTTGTATTCGCGGCGGTTGTACTTTTCAAAGCGGTTCGAATTGTCCCGCAACAGGAAGTTTGGATCTTGGAACGACTAGGAAAATTTCAGGGCAGTCTCTCGGCTGGTCTTCACTTTGTCGTTCCTTTTGTGGATATCATTCGCTATCGACATTCGCTGAAAGAAATCGTACTCGACATCCCGGCGCAGGTTTGTATCACACGTGACAACGTGTCCGTTCATATCGACGGAGTCTTGTTTTTCCGTGTGGTTGACCCCATTAAATCTAGCTACGGGATCAATGACTATATCCAGGCAGTTGTTCAGCTGGCGCAGACAACATTGCGCTCTGAAATCGGAAAAATCGATCTCGATCGAACGTTCGAAGAGCGCGACAAAGTTAACTCGGCCGTTATTTTGGCAATTGACCAAGCAACGGAACCTTGGGGAGTTAAAGTACTTCGCTATGAATTGAAGTCGATTCAGCCGCCGAAAGATGTTCTGGACGCGATGGAAAAGCAAATGCGAGCAGAGCGAGAGAAGCGCGCAAACGTCTTGACGTCGGAAGCGGATCGCGATTCTAAAATCAATCGCGCGGAAGGTGAAAAGCAAGAGACCATCAAAGCTTCGGAAGCCGACCGACAAAAGCAGATCAACGAAGCTGAAGGTAAGGCGCAGGCAATTTTAGCAGTTGCGAATGCTACGGCCGAGGGGCTGCGCCAGGTTGCAATTGCGATGAGCGGCCCAGGGGGAGAAGCGGCCGCCAAGCTTAAAATTGCAGAAGAGTACGTGAAGCAGTTTGGTCAAGTTGCGTACGACGCGCGAGCCATTATCGTTCCATCGAATGTCGGTGATCCGTCGTCAATGATCGCGACAGCGATGGCCGTTATGGATGGCGTCCGTATGACTTCCATCAGCGAACAGCCTAAAGGCCGCGCCTAATTAAAATCTAGGTACGGATTTTTTTTAGTCAGGCAGGTTTCTTTGAGAAAGGCCTTCGCCAATACGAGCGAGGGCTTTTTTATTTTCCATTCGTGTCGGCAATTACAGTTGCCGGATAGGCTGGCCACCAAACAGAAATTATTCCGACATTGGATCGGTCTGCCGGCGCCGCCGCTTGGGGAACAATGGAGAGCGCGGAGAGCTTTAGCATTTCTCTGCTGATCGCGATCGCGCAGGCATAGTCAGTAGGTCGTTGAAAAACGATGGTTGGATTCTCGGATAACCGATCATTGATCAGAGCCACTGGCGGCACAGTTGCCAGGCGATGGCGCTTACGGATTTCCGAAGCCAAGGCCTTCGCGCCCTTATTGCCACTCTTCTGGCTCGTTTCAATTTCGGTTTGGATTTCGATTGTAATCCCATAGCACGGGTCTTCAGCCGAGGCTTTTGCTGATGGTGCTACGATGGCCATTCCGGCCAACAAATGCGCAATAGTTATCAGACCGAACGAGAAGCTTGATCTAAAGATCACCATCATCATATTTGGAAGTGCATAGGCGGGGCCGGAATCCTAACCGCAGCGATGCATTAATTTCAGCCTTGGCCTCGTTCAGTGACGAAGATGGTCACTCCCTGCCGTCCAAGGTCCCTGTTTTAAGAGAGTAAAATAGCTCAGTTGTTATCATTCCGTTGCGGGGGGAGGACTGCTGGCCACTTGTTTGCTCCGGAATTTGCAACACCGGTCTCCGAACTGGAGAACTTAATAAATGCGCTCTGAAATTTTCCTTCCTAATCTGTCCCGCACTAAATCAGTGGCCATGGTTGCCATTGCACTTGCAGCCGGCATCGCTGGTTGTACCAAACTGGATTTGGAAAATAGCACGCGCGATTCTGTAGCGCTCGATTCGCCTGAAGTAACGTATGACAGCTACCGATATCGTAAGATTTCGATCGTTGTTCCGCCTGGAAACTTGAACCCAGCACTCAGCTGGGAAACGCTTTACGCTAACATGCCGAC harbors:
- a CDS encoding phosphatase PAP2 family protein yields the protein MHSLLNLRLVIAGILVSSTSILFIVLLDGPLAEYFKPQFGSSVHVYAAELTDVAKAGPFFAVSIVIAMLGYVAGKVQKTRNSVWSEVTRWGFQALMAFLFSGVVVQLLKHLLGRKRPYAVESLSPHEFHFFTANYEFHSFPSGHSQVMFTAATLLWLIWPKGGIVWFVTAGLIALTRVITLNHWMSDVLIGAYVGIAVTMITHRAFQRSERFRVREGVIK
- a CDS encoding methyltransferase domain-containing protein — translated: MNYETKIDTIEMAGQSLQLEMLSDVDQTIDQLFEVYQANGQTELFEEMCPYFGTLWPAGKILANKIADDIVSGEFGAFHPKGSRILEIGCGLALPSLLLTKAGWSVQATDLHPDVAAFLERNKKLNQTVGPEYLSLDWRDESPVAQTWDLIIASDVLYDKTQPATLLRFLMKALSPKGRALVADPGRSYVEGFFTEAKKVGYQVSKAGMFGVVIGEIRRREVR
- a CDS encoding NAD(P)H-dependent oxidoreductase; the protein is MASVYFLFAHPHRNQSRVCSTVLKRIRDLDNVTVCDLYESYPDFHIPVADEQAKVVAHDVIFLQHPFYWYNMPPLLKLWIDEVFESGFAYGPGGDAFKGKTLQLSISTGGAEEAYKSDGNNRFTIDEFTRSYDQTAHLCGMTWPKPIAFHGAHRASMEEIEAYAERVRDLILSYTNKLYHPSVPS
- the kefC gene encoding glutathione-regulated potassium-efflux system protein KefC, encoding MSAGVLQSALIFLAAAVITVPIFQRIGLGSVLGYLISGIAIGPWGLGLISNVDDILHFSEFGVVLFLFLIGLELEPKRLWSLRVPIFGLGSAQVAANTAIFTLIGWLLGFAWPVAFLAGMGFSLSSTAIALQVMKERGNLQTHAGNSAFSTLLFQDIAVIPMIAIVPLLALAPALGAGEPAGSKLVSVVKVIGVLAGTIFFGRFAVRPILRAVASAKLREIFTAFALFLVVGMSALMQQIELSMGLGAFLAGVLLADSEYRHALETDIEPFKGLLLGLFFMSVGMSIDVGSVRESPLMIFGIVMGVIALKFAIHFALGALFKIANPSRYFFSLVLAQVGEFAFVLFAAGKAAGVLGDNVMGPLIAATALSMLASPILLAGYGKWIEPRFSIGQKPDADSIENSHPEVIIAGFGRFGQIVGRLLYANGTTATVLDHEPDQIELLRKFGFKVYYGDATREDLLHAAGAAEAKVLVVAIDSIDESLKLVDLAKSKFPHLKILARARNVQHMYGLIERKVKIIERETFESSLRLGRHVLAELGVSAHESWQATNRFRDHNVQMIQDMSKFRNNQADLVARAKQAREDLEKMFERERLRREVAQSGWGD
- a CDS encoding NfeD family protein codes for the protein MELSSVWMWAAVAMVLLIGEMMTATFGLLFFGVAAAVTAVIVVIAPDLPPAVQLMIFGALGLVGVLVGRKWIKAKLLSKAAPPVNLDSNSEFAIDRSLAPGQEGAVLYQGSPWSAKNDGSDPINTGDRVKVIRTSGIKLIIQKVK
- a CDS encoding paraslipin, whose translation is MGGEMSIFAIAFLVFAAVVLFKAVRIVPQQEVWILERLGKFQGSLSAGLHFVVPFVDIIRYRHSLKEIVLDIPAQVCITRDNVSVHIDGVLFFRVVDPIKSSYGINDYIQAVVQLAQTTLRSEIGKIDLDRTFEERDKVNSAVILAIDQATEPWGVKVLRYELKSIQPPKDVLDAMEKQMRAEREKRANVLTSEADRDSKINRAEGEKQETIKASEADRQKQINEAEGKAQAILAVANATAEGLRQVAIAMSGPGGEAAAKLKIAEEYVKQFGQVAYDARAIIVPSNVGDPSSMIATAMAVMDGVRMTSISEQPKGRA